In Mastomys coucha isolate ucsf_1 unplaced genomic scaffold, UCSF_Mcou_1 pScaffold20, whole genome shotgun sequence, one DNA window encodes the following:
- the Tex52 gene encoding testis-expressed protein 52 isoform X1, translating into MVPERAFFQSCLSWLCLRGRMANIPKKTCLQQPDLSHVSPTREPFLKMIHARESFPTHQTRTQREFLLSKKTTELPGFTLQGYHKLALKQPPCTEMKSKVRRRALCPWKDEAEHTWGFHTWLDVGRLPATFPTRPDVPYDSNVWRYLTHSNAHCLPATQPGIPPPSWMGPHSFLSFINATPMFVDMHRKKQIIARTVKELKEVEKLKLRSELRAPPLDAEGNILPPPNFKKSQYISTGGRLVPWGLQFLPNPVPSNFCKRWPCPNIQPHYQEKVLKLARLPTVPLSEDLVKDYQTLIKDRLAMPVHYLSKAGPAKTSEGRRKRTPGHV; encoded by the exons ATGGTACCAGAAAGGGCTTTCTTCCAAAGCTGcctctcctggctctgcctcagaGGAAGAATGGCCAACATCCCGAAGAAAACATGTCTCCAACAGCCAGACCTGAGCCATGTATCTCCTACCAGGGAGCCTTTCCTGAAG ATGATCCATGCCAGAGAATCCTTCCCAACCCATCAGACTCGGACCCAGCGTGAGTTCCTCCTCTCCAAAAAGACCACGGAGCTCCCGGGCTTCACCCTGCAAGGCTACCACAAGCTGGCCCTGAAGCAGCCACCATGCACAGAGATGAAGTCTAAGGTGCGTCGCCGGGCCCTCTGTCCTTGGAAGGACGAAGCCGAGCACACCTGGGGCTTTCACACATGGCTTGATGTGGGACGTTTGCCTGCTACCTTCCCCACCAGACCAGATGTACCCTATGACAGCAATGTCTGGCGATATTTGACTCACTCCAATGCCCACTGCCTCCCTGCTACACAGCCCGGCATCCCCCCGCCCTCCTGGATGGGCCCACACAGCTTCCTGTCCTTCATCAATGCTACCCCCATGTTTGTGGACATGCACAGAAAGAAGCAGATAATTGCGAGAACAGtgaaagagctgaaggaagtGGAGAAACTCAAGCTTAGGAGCGAATTAAGGGCTCCTCCACTGGATGCTGAAGGCAATATCCTACCTCCACCAAACTTCAAGAA GTCCCAGTACATATCTACTGGTGGAAGGCTTGTGCCTTGGGGCCTCCAGTTCCTACCCAACCCAGTTCCCAGTAATTTCTGCAAGAGATGGCCCTGCCCAAATATTCAGCCTCATTACCAGGAAAAGGTCCTGAAACTGGCTCGGCTGCCCACCGTGCCCCTGAGTGAAGACCTTGTGAAGGACTACCAAACCCTGATTAAAGACCGGCTGGCTATGCCCGTCCACTACCTATCTAAGGCAGGACCTGCTAAAACatcagagggaaggaggaagaggacaccTGGACATGTCTAA
- the Tex52 gene encoding testis-expressed protein 52 isoform X2, with protein MEMIHARESFPTHQTRTQREFLLSKKTTELPGFTLQGYHKLALKQPPCTEMKSKVRRRALCPWKDEAEHTWGFHTWLDVGRLPATFPTRPDVPYDSNVWRYLTHSNAHCLPATQPGIPPPSWMGPHSFLSFINATPMFVDMHRKKQIIARTVKELKEVEKLKLRSELRAPPLDAEGNILPPPNFKKSQYISTGGRLVPWGLQFLPNPVPSNFCKRWPCPNIQPHYQEKVLKLARLPTVPLSEDLVKDYQTLIKDRLAMPVHYLSKAGPAKTSEGRRKRTPGHV; from the exons ATGGAG ATGATCCATGCCAGAGAATCCTTCCCAACCCATCAGACTCGGACCCAGCGTGAGTTCCTCCTCTCCAAAAAGACCACGGAGCTCCCGGGCTTCACCCTGCAAGGCTACCACAAGCTGGCCCTGAAGCAGCCACCATGCACAGAGATGAAGTCTAAGGTGCGTCGCCGGGCCCTCTGTCCTTGGAAGGACGAAGCCGAGCACACCTGGGGCTTTCACACATGGCTTGATGTGGGACGTTTGCCTGCTACCTTCCCCACCAGACCAGATGTACCCTATGACAGCAATGTCTGGCGATATTTGACTCACTCCAATGCCCACTGCCTCCCTGCTACACAGCCCGGCATCCCCCCGCCCTCCTGGATGGGCCCACACAGCTTCCTGTCCTTCATCAATGCTACCCCCATGTTTGTGGACATGCACAGAAAGAAGCAGATAATTGCGAGAACAGtgaaagagctgaaggaagtGGAGAAACTCAAGCTTAGGAGCGAATTAAGGGCTCCTCCACTGGATGCTGAAGGCAATATCCTACCTCCACCAAACTTCAAGAA GTCCCAGTACATATCTACTGGTGGAAGGCTTGTGCCTTGGGGCCTCCAGTTCCTACCCAACCCAGTTCCCAGTAATTTCTGCAAGAGATGGCCCTGCCCAAATATTCAGCCTCATTACCAGGAAAAGGTCCTGAAACTGGCTCGGCTGCCCACCGTGCCCCTGAGTGAAGACCTTGTGAAGGACTACCAAACCCTGATTAAAGACCGGCTGGCTATGCCCGTCCACTACCTATCTAAGGCAGGACCTGCTAAAACatcagagggaaggaggaagaggacaccTGGACATGTCTAA
- the Tex52 gene encoding testis-expressed protein 52 isoform X3, translating to MIHARESFPTHQTRTQREFLLSKKTTELPGFTLQGYHKLALKQPPCTEMKSKVRRRALCPWKDEAEHTWGFHTWLDVGRLPATFPTRPDVPYDSNVWRYLTHSNAHCLPATQPGIPPPSWMGPHSFLSFINATPMFVDMHRKKQIIARTVKELKEVEKLKLRSELRAPPLDAEGNILPPPNFKKSQYISTGGRLVPWGLQFLPNPVPSNFCKRWPCPNIQPHYQEKVLKLARLPTVPLSEDLVKDYQTLIKDRLAMPVHYLSKAGPAKTSEGRRKRTPGHV from the exons ATGATCCATGCCAGAGAATCCTTCCCAACCCATCAGACTCGGACCCAGCGTGAGTTCCTCCTCTCCAAAAAGACCACGGAGCTCCCGGGCTTCACCCTGCAAGGCTACCACAAGCTGGCCCTGAAGCAGCCACCATGCACAGAGATGAAGTCTAAGGTGCGTCGCCGGGCCCTCTGTCCTTGGAAGGACGAAGCCGAGCACACCTGGGGCTTTCACACATGGCTTGATGTGGGACGTTTGCCTGCTACCTTCCCCACCAGACCAGATGTACCCTATGACAGCAATGTCTGGCGATATTTGACTCACTCCAATGCCCACTGCCTCCCTGCTACACAGCCCGGCATCCCCCCGCCCTCCTGGATGGGCCCACACAGCTTCCTGTCCTTCATCAATGCTACCCCCATGTTTGTGGACATGCACAGAAAGAAGCAGATAATTGCGAGAACAGtgaaagagctgaaggaagtGGAGAAACTCAAGCTTAGGAGCGAATTAAGGGCTCCTCCACTGGATGCTGAAGGCAATATCCTACCTCCACCAAACTTCAAGAA GTCCCAGTACATATCTACTGGTGGAAGGCTTGTGCCTTGGGGCCTCCAGTTCCTACCCAACCCAGTTCCCAGTAATTTCTGCAAGAGATGGCCCTGCCCAAATATTCAGCCTCATTACCAGGAAAAGGTCCTGAAACTGGCTCGGCTGCCCACCGTGCCCCTGAGTGAAGACCTTGTGAAGGACTACCAAACCCTGATTAAAGACCGGCTGGCTATGCCCGTCCACTACCTATCTAAGGCAGGACCTGCTAAAACatcagagggaaggaggaagaggacaccTGGACATGTCTAA